The proteins below are encoded in one region of Paenibacillus albus:
- a CDS encoding DMT family transporter produces MSNSMLLPLNRKQAFNPAFWFIALGSALWGVDPLFRVLLLHHLTSTQITLLEHVILVLFMAPVLWKNRMQLRKLSLTHIGALLFISWGGSALATILFTKGLATGDFNSVLLLQKLQPLFSILMARWLLKERLPKSFGMLFVIALVGTYILTFGWGLPFTTIGDIFKVGGLMSVGAALLWGGSTVMGRYLIGAVNYETVTSLRFTLALPLLVALTLSEHQLWMLPDEASGMALVGLNLLLQALLPGLLSLLLYYKGLSAIKASYATLAELSFPTVGVLLNFVVFGQVITMTQIVGFILIWISMFLISRYREPSVRLQGAAFE; encoded by the coding sequence ATGAGCAATTCAATGTTACTGCCACTGAATAGAAAACAAGCTTTTAATCCGGCATTTTGGTTTATCGCGCTGGGCTCCGCCTTATGGGGAGTAGATCCACTGTTCCGAGTCCTATTGCTTCATCACCTCACCTCAACTCAAATCACGCTGCTTGAGCATGTTATTCTCGTGCTCTTTATGGCTCCTGTTTTGTGGAAAAACCGAATGCAGCTTCGTAAGTTAAGTCTTACGCATATCGGTGCTCTGCTGTTCATTTCTTGGGGCGGCTCTGCGCTTGCTACGATTTTGTTTACAAAAGGATTAGCAACTGGGGATTTTAACTCGGTGCTTCTGCTGCAGAAGCTGCAGCCTCTTTTTTCCATTCTGATGGCCAGATGGCTGTTAAAGGAAAGATTACCTAAATCATTCGGCATGCTATTTGTCATTGCTTTAGTTGGCACGTATATTCTAACTTTTGGCTGGGGACTTCCATTCACTACTATTGGAGATATCTTCAAGGTTGGTGGCTTAATGTCGGTCGGTGCAGCATTGCTTTGGGGCGGATCCACAGTTATGGGACGTTACTTGATTGGAGCAGTCAACTACGAGACCGTAACATCGTTACGTTTCACTCTCGCGCTTCCGCTTCTAGTAGCGCTAACCTTAAGCGAGCACCAGTTATGGATGCTCCCTGACGAAGCCAGTGGCATGGCATTGGTCGGACTCAATCTACTACTGCAGGCGTTACTGCCAGGGCTGCTCAGTTTACTCTTGTATTATAAAGGCTTAAGCGCCATTAAGGCTTCTTATGCCACTTTGGCTGAGCTAAGCTTCCCAACGGTCGGAGTTCTGCTTAATTTTGTAGTATTTGGGCAAGTGATTACCATGACACAAATTGTAGGCTTTATATTAATTTGGATCTCTATGTTTCTGATATCACGATATCGAGAACCTTCCGTTCGATTGCAAGGAGCGGCCTTCGAATAA
- a CDS encoding PP2C family protein-serine/threonine phosphatase, which produces MKYLYDGLSLQNGRSSNMDSLLLAEREIDRKNSLLAVVCDGVGSMQDGAFAASLAVKSMNDWFNSLSDLERIGLRMRDEALKLNSRIMEQAKEQSLDTAATFTALLFVENRYCLVHIGDTRAYSIDSNGTATQLTVDDISEDGKLTGCVGRFGNPMFFCSEGEVDGKMFLICSDGLYKRMDFAPVLADSSIMNRKDMKRTIQRMADHAIERGERDNISLALLIPKTEG; this is translated from the coding sequence ATGAAATATCTCTATGATGGATTAAGCCTGCAAAACGGACGAAGTTCCAATATGGATAGTTTGTTGCTAGCTGAACGAGAGATAGACCGGAAAAATAGTCTCCTTGCGGTCGTTTGCGACGGTGTAGGGAGTATGCAGGACGGAGCATTCGCCGCGTCGTTAGCAGTCAAGTCTATGAACGACTGGTTCAATAGCCTGTCTGACTTGGAGCGTATTGGGCTGCGGATGCGCGACGAGGCATTAAAGTTGAACAGCCGCATCATGGAGCAAGCAAAGGAACAGTCATTGGATACGGCAGCGACATTCACGGCGCTTCTCTTTGTGGAGAACCGATATTGTTTAGTCCACATCGGAGATACCCGCGCTTATAGTATCGACAGCAATGGCACGGCAACGCAACTGACGGTCGATGACATCTCGGAAGATGGTAAGTTGACGGGGTGTGTCGGGCGGTTTGGCAATCCGATGTTCTTTTGTTCAGAGGGCGAAGTAGATGGGAAGATGTTTCTGATTTGCTCTGATGGTTTGTATAAGCGAATGGATTTCGCTCCTGTCCTTGCTGACTCTAGCATTATGAACCGGAAAGATATGAAAAGAACCATTCAACGAATGGCTGATCATGCAATCGAAAGAGGCGAACGGGATAATATCTCGTTAGCGTTATTGATACCGAAAACGGAGGGTTGA
- a CDS encoding AAA family ATPase: MKIQLLIATSDKDYANHLSGVLLENHAESFEVTVCSALERLETLLSARTFDVALLEYSFIPSTGLSKVRLPLLLWDETGSGNDDRGNYQKIRKHQRISRLSSNILEEYSQIAIGSSGFSGNKARITAVWSPSGGVGKTTVALAYAAQKAVGGGNVAYLDLEHFSSTAVYFPESGKSISTAFERLDGNAALLLKAIVLKDNGSGISYFTPPSNYDDMNELTVDDIGTLVAAVATHSDELIIDLPNICDERSRKIFEESSVIYLVIDGSKTADSKLQQFITQHNLFERIRSKIILVVNRGANIKNPRFDRTVYLPSVSANDPVSVYKTLSGASFE; the protein is encoded by the coding sequence ATGAAAATCCAATTGCTCATCGCGACGAGCGACAAAGACTATGCGAATCACCTCTCAGGAGTGTTATTGGAAAACCATGCGGAATCTTTTGAAGTGACGGTCTGTTCGGCACTCGAGCGATTGGAAACTTTGCTGTCAGCGCGTACTTTCGATGTTGCTTTGCTTGAATATTCTTTTATCCCCTCAACCGGGTTATCCAAGGTGCGGTTGCCGCTGCTGTTGTGGGACGAAACAGGCTCTGGCAACGATGATCGCGGCAACTATCAGAAGATACGGAAACACCAACGTATATCGCGCCTAAGCAGCAATATTTTGGAGGAATACTCCCAAATAGCTATTGGCAGCTCCGGGTTCAGCGGCAATAAAGCGAGAATAACCGCAGTGTGGTCACCGAGTGGAGGCGTTGGCAAGACGACCGTGGCACTAGCGTATGCCGCACAGAAAGCGGTAGGCGGTGGCAATGTTGCCTATCTCGATCTTGAACATTTCTCAAGCACGGCGGTCTATTTTCCTGAATCGGGAAAAAGCATAAGCACTGCATTTGAACGGCTGGATGGCAACGCTGCTCTCTTGCTTAAAGCGATTGTCTTGAAAGATAACGGAAGTGGAATCTCTTATTTCACGCCGCCAAGCAATTATGATGACATGAACGAACTTACCGTCGATGATATCGGAACTCTTGTTGCCGCCGTGGCAACTCATTCAGATGAATTGATTATTGATTTGCCGAATATTTGCGATGAGCGCAGCCGGAAGATCTTTGAAGAATCTAGCGTCATCTATCTCGTTATTGACGGAAGCAAAACCGCGGATTCAAAGCTGCAGCAGTTTATTACCCAGCACAATTTGTTCGAGCGAATTCGCTCCAAGATCATATTGGTCGTTAACAGAGGAGCGAATATTAAGAATCCACGATTCGATCGAACCGTATATCTGCCATCTGTTTCTGCTAATGATCCTGTTTCCGTCTACAAAACGCTCTCAGGGGCCAGTTTTGAATAA
- a CDS encoding CpaF family protein: MLIAQLKSEVQNNADLTMLSDEQLQALIERMLEERMKWMQVGDPQAFLELSAMNFREKRFVTSAVFEAIRGLGVLGQIINDPDITEVMINGYKDIFVEKAGKLTELTEHFESRRELEIIINKFVSQAGRQVNESEPIVDTRLDDGSRVNVVMPPVALNGPIVTIRRFPKEAMTVQKLIDYGSITPEVAEVLQMLVECKYNVFVSGGTGSGKTTFLNALSNFIPSDERVITIEDSAELQIKNIRNLVRLETKNAGPDGKGAIAIRDLIKSALRMRPERIVVGEVRGAEALDMLQAMNTGHDGSLSTGHANSTYDMLSRLETMVLQGADGLPLEAIRTQIASAIDIIIHLSRLRDKSRKTVEIVEVLNYDSDKRRITINSLYEFRENEQSSKNKVVGQLVRTDNPMKNVEKLRNAGIDRVI; encoded by the coding sequence ATGTTGATCGCGCAATTAAAGTCGGAAGTTCAGAATAATGCCGATTTGACCATGCTGAGCGACGAACAGCTTCAAGCATTAATTGAGCGCATGCTTGAAGAAAGAATGAAATGGATGCAAGTTGGCGACCCGCAAGCATTCTTAGAATTGTCCGCTATGAACTTTCGTGAGAAACGGTTTGTTACCTCTGCGGTGTTCGAGGCTATTCGGGGGCTGGGCGTGTTAGGGCAGATCATTAACGACCCTGATATTACAGAAGTCATGATCAACGGATACAAAGACATTTTCGTTGAGAAAGCCGGGAAGCTGACTGAACTGACGGAACACTTTGAGAGCCGGCGTGAGCTTGAGATCATCATTAACAAGTTCGTATCTCAGGCGGGGCGTCAAGTCAACGAGAGCGAACCGATCGTAGATACGAGGTTGGACGATGGCTCGCGTGTCAATGTGGTTATGCCGCCTGTCGCGCTTAATGGTCCGATCGTTACCATTCGTCGATTTCCGAAAGAGGCAATGACCGTTCAGAAGCTGATTGATTACGGCTCAATTACGCCGGAAGTGGCTGAAGTTCTGCAAATGCTGGTCGAATGCAAATACAACGTATTCGTTAGCGGAGGCACAGGAAGCGGTAAGACTACCTTCTTAAATGCGTTGTCGAATTTCATACCAAGCGATGAACGCGTCATTACGATTGAGGATTCCGCTGAGCTTCAGATCAAGAACATCCGTAACCTCGTCCGGCTGGAAACGAAGAACGCAGGACCTGACGGCAAGGGGGCGATTGCGATACGCGACCTGATCAAGTCGGCCTTGCGTATGCGCCCTGAACGAATCGTTGTCGGCGAGGTGCGCGGAGCGGAAGCGCTCGATATGCTGCAGGCGATGAACACGGGTCACGATGGCTCGCTGTCAACAGGTCATGCGAATTCTACTTATGATATGTTAAGCCGTTTAGAAACGATGGTGCTGCAAGGCGCGGATGGGTTGCCGCTTGAAGCGATACGAACGCAAATCGCATCTGCAATTGATATTATTATTCATCTTTCGCGCTTGCGAGATAAGAGCCGTAAAACAGTGGAAATCGTGGAAGTGCTGAACTATGACAGCGACAAGCGACGGATTACGATCAATTCGCTATATGAGTTTCGCGAGAATGAGCAGTCTTCCAAAAATAAGGTTGTCGGACAGCTGGTGCGAACGGATAACCCGATGAAGAACGTAGAGAAGCTCCGGAACGCCGGAATAGACCGTGTCATATAG
- a CDS encoding type II secretion system F family protein, which yields MNNNMRTPDYTVSPSGLFDHIVAFLIGFVAGSMVLFIFYKIMILSIIGGAIVGTVWIFVSSNNAINKRKRKLRVQFFDLLEALSVSMRAGNPMAKALQNAREDLLLIYSDDSDVIVELDLIIGKFHNTVPLSEGIADFAQRSEIEDIASFASIYATIEGKSSRADEIVRETQQIISDKMAIEMEIETLMTAAKSEVNIMLLMPLIILLVIGYAGAGFMDVIYTTSEGRLVATGGFIVFIISFIMARKFSNVKL from the coding sequence ATGAATAATAACATGAGAACGCCTGATTATACGGTCAGTCCGTCAGGGCTATTCGACCATATTGTAGCTTTCTTAATTGGCTTTGTGGCCGGGTCTATGGTGCTCTTCATCTTCTACAAGATTATGATTCTATCCATAATCGGAGGAGCGATTGTCGGTACGGTATGGATATTCGTGTCGTCGAACAATGCGATTAACAAACGCAAACGGAAATTGCGCGTGCAGTTCTTCGATCTGCTGGAAGCGTTATCGGTGTCGATGAGAGCAGGAAACCCGATGGCTAAGGCGTTGCAGAATGCGAGAGAGGATCTGTTGTTGATCTACTCTGACGATAGCGACGTCATTGTAGAGCTTGATCTCATCATCGGAAAGTTTCACAACACGGTGCCGTTATCCGAGGGAATCGCCGATTTTGCGCAGCGGAGCGAAATCGAAGATATCGCTAGCTTCGCGTCCATCTATGCCACGATTGAAGGCAAATCAAGCCGCGCTGACGAGATTGTACGTGAAACCCAGCAGATCATCTCGGACAAGATGGCCATTGAAATGGAAATTGAAACGCTCATGACAGCGGCGAAGTCAGAGGTCAACATTATGCTGCTCATGCCGCTAATTATTCTTCTTGTGATTGGGTACGCCGGGGCAGGCTTTATGGACGTCATCTATACCACATCTGAAGGACGATTGGTTGCTACGGGTGGATTCATTGTGTTCATTATCAGTTTCATCATGGCTCGGAAGTTTAGCAATGTGAAACTATAA
- a CDS encoding type II secretion system F family protein has protein sequence MVYAILTLATIFTVVWFILLGMVAEQDWVAAAYNKVLDNRERMNKLRVKDAARREWLAKYNGISARVMNLLFSSDSSKEIAKLERGNERLQSGKLKGLNLFIMPGYVVQRKYDAIGKGSIHKLIMTKSFELYGKKNAANKTKQLIAQIISYPLIGVSASLIISGMLLSAGKTMIGFVVLGVGTALILVLVYALYDEVSDRINKRHDAISRQFPNVVSKLALLVTSGMIVNRAWKETSLSQESELYQEMRKTSDELDNNVPPDVAYGNFITRCNTKEATKLASAILQNLSKGNSEIGKLLQSMAKEAWSERRHTAKRDSEKANSKLMIPTMLLLLAILIMLMVPVAMNFSGL, from the coding sequence ATGGTATACGCGATATTGACGCTTGCCACAATTTTCACGGTTGTATGGTTCATTCTGCTTGGCATGGTTGCTGAGCAAGATTGGGTAGCGGCCGCTTATAACAAGGTGCTCGATAATCGGGAACGAATGAACAAACTGCGAGTGAAAGACGCTGCAAGACGCGAATGGCTTGCGAAGTACAATGGCATCTCTGCTAGAGTGATGAACCTATTGTTCAGCAGTGATTCATCGAAGGAGATTGCCAAGCTCGAACGGGGTAACGAGAGACTGCAGAGCGGCAAGCTCAAAGGGCTGAATTTGTTCATCATGCCAGGTTACGTGGTTCAGAGGAAATATGACGCTATCGGCAAGGGCAGCATCCACAAGCTTATTATGACGAAGAGTTTCGAGCTGTACGGTAAGAAGAATGCAGCGAACAAGACGAAACAGTTAATCGCCCAGATCATCTCTTATCCGCTGATCGGCGTATCCGCATCACTGATCATATCAGGAATGCTGCTTAGCGCAGGCAAGACGATGATTGGATTCGTCGTGCTGGGAGTAGGAACTGCGCTCATCCTCGTTCTGGTATACGCCTTGTACGATGAGGTCAGCGATAGAATAAACAAGCGACACGATGCAATCAGTCGTCAGTTTCCGAATGTTGTGTCCAAGCTTGCGTTGCTCGTCACCTCAGGAATGATCGTGAACAGAGCGTGGAAAGAAACTTCGCTCAGCCAAGAGTCTGAGCTCTATCAGGAAATGCGCAAGACAAGCGACGAGTTGGACAACAATGTCCCGCCTGATGTAGCTTATGGCAATTTCATTACCCGTTGCAATACGAAAGAAGCGACGAAACTCGCATCTGCTATCCTGCAAAACCTGTCAAAGGGTAACTCGGAAATAGGGAAACTGCTTCAAAGTATGGCAAAAGAAGCTTGGTCGGAGCGTAGGCATACGGCAAAGCGGGACTCGGAGAAAGCGAATTCCAAGCTGATGATACCGACCATGCTGTTGTTGCTCGCTATTCTCATAATGCTGATGGTGCCTGTTGCTATGAACTTCTCGGGTTTATAG
- a CDS encoding TadE/TadG family type IV pilus assembly protein: MKENLKRLRRDESGDAVVEATILFPIIVLIFFALVMLSVYLPTRAILQRATQYAATAIATEHSDTWLRYDEASMQYRWKEDRGELDNVYEAAVKSILPKANANSDQAEKIVKNTENRVVLTPSGGYGAYNRDLQVSLHVVNYVVYKEIVVTATRNIHVPIHLSIIQFPEEIPITVTSTAVVQNGDEFVRNMDLAVDFIQYLDERYQISSSDAFKNFQSNLAAVLKLLNI, translated from the coding sequence TTGAAGGAAAATTTAAAGCGGCTTCGGCGTGACGAAAGTGGCGACGCTGTCGTAGAGGCTACCATTCTCTTTCCGATTATCGTGTTGATTTTCTTTGCTTTAGTCATGCTGTCGGTCTATCTACCAACAAGAGCGATTCTGCAGCGCGCCACGCAGTACGCCGCTACGGCGATTGCGACGGAGCATAGCGATACTTGGCTCCGTTATGATGAAGCATCTATGCAATATCGGTGGAAAGAAGATCGAGGCGAGCTTGATAACGTCTATGAAGCCGCAGTGAAGTCTATATTGCCGAAAGCGAATGCGAATTCAGATCAAGCGGAGAAGATCGTGAAGAATACCGAGAACAGAGTTGTTCTCACTCCATCCGGGGGATACGGCGCTTATAATCGTGATTTGCAAGTTTCACTCCATGTCGTCAATTACGTCGTCTACAAAGAGATTGTTGTCACGGCTACGCGCAACATACATGTGCCGATTCATCTATCTATCATTCAATTTCCAGAGGAAATACCGATTACGGTCACGTCTACCGCTGTTGTTCAGAATGGCGATGAGTTCGTGCGCAACATGGATTTAGCAGTTGATTTCATTCAATATCTCGACGAGCGATATCAGATTTCGTCAAGCGATGCATTCAAGAACTTTCAAAGCAACTTGGCTGCAGTTTTGAAACTTCTCAACATATAG
- a CDS encoding DUF5702 domain-containing protein has translation MTRFWRDCKGAVTVFVTLLLIPAVLISGTAVDLARIYTVRSVVQDANQLAANSVLAGYDAMLQDIYGLYGFMKVDPAFGDMVDEYIRVAVLGEGSNAKTEAKGGGTFQPFQLFYGSKDMTSEVRVPQNKNLNNPEVLRRQIEEYAKFRAPVIIAERISTILDSFKKVKEDAEIIKDKMDIDDRIEEIEKQYQAIYNKINEINAGSSMGSSAIASINTYLGRIQEQISLLLNTRDDWMNANKEPEKAADLEAKYDDIMSNIKSLVNGGTVKDGWMNGNFNASEEWESGYWTGSHRSDGIKEAIGDQTKALEEFKKKFDELVSLCSDADTKKQELSQKVSDLETKLKSGRGSSELKAGLTTPPKDKNGKTLKDSKGQNMPSTIDRYKKLLAYSLKPMAVEMKKVDGTYIDSIIATLSKIQFGKVSNNIIGDPHIQLDKLTQLSSDSRFSISFYENSIDDKHAPGDYLYQLAQVTNYTYSAPNGFKRFEDISTSNAKFYKLLNEMFSSTGGNNTAKKKAKSAITTLMAKVQDLFQGYELNPEGAYKYNPKPNNNSADTSFVSDGDWGEEGVGKSKTKEALNSDIISNVGDMASNAANKILLLVYDTEMFSNYTTTSTLVNSSEGSREEPVKTMSGIPLGVDVNYYFQSEQEYLFHGNFNDAKANLASVAGMLFLVRFVFDYTAAFTITEVNTTVSEIEAAVAFTGPFAIVIGEAARVAIAMAEATIDVGRLRKGHAVALWKTNSNWQFKVSGLLKAVKDSAQDAAADLKDDSSKDDKPGLLYSDYLRLFLLMIDGDELADRTASLIALNLTNKKQQVGSAGNRAAREKKMAGLTLENMEKYQTDFQLTTTVDMRMLFLSMPFAQRGVKGVVPPKTKEIIVTDYRGY, from the coding sequence ATGACACGATTTTGGAGAGACTGCAAAGGCGCGGTGACTGTATTCGTCACACTTCTGCTCATTCCTGCGGTACTGATTAGCGGTACAGCGGTTGATCTGGCACGCATATATACGGTTCGCAGCGTCGTTCAAGATGCAAACCAGCTTGCAGCGAACTCCGTTCTAGCAGGTTATGATGCGATGCTCCAGGACATTTACGGTCTGTATGGGTTTATGAAGGTTGATCCTGCTTTTGGGGATATGGTGGATGAATACATCCGTGTAGCTGTGCTTGGGGAAGGCTCGAATGCCAAGACCGAAGCTAAAGGGGGCGGAACGTTCCAACCGTTCCAGCTCTTCTATGGTTCTAAAGATATGACGTCGGAGGTTCGTGTTCCTCAGAATAAGAATCTTAATAACCCGGAAGTGCTCCGTAGGCAAATAGAAGAATACGCCAAGTTTCGTGCTCCTGTCATCATCGCTGAACGCATCTCTACTATTCTTGACAGCTTCAAGAAGGTTAAAGAAGATGCCGAGATTATCAAAGACAAGATGGACATAGACGATAGGATTGAGGAAATAGAGAAGCAGTATCAAGCCATTTACAACAAAATCAATGAGATTAATGCGGGTTCATCTATGGGGAGCTCGGCGATTGCATCTATTAACACGTATTTAGGGCGGATTCAAGAGCAGATAAGCTTGCTTCTAAATACTAGAGATGATTGGATGAATGCCAACAAAGAACCCGAAAAAGCAGCGGATCTTGAGGCTAAGTATGATGACATCATGTCAAACATCAAATCACTAGTAAATGGTGGAACCGTTAAAGACGGGTGGATGAATGGCAATTTCAATGCCAGCGAGGAATGGGAGAGCGGCTACTGGACGGGTTCTCACAGGAGCGACGGCATCAAAGAGGCAATCGGTGATCAAACAAAGGCTTTGGAGGAGTTCAAGAAGAAGTTCGATGAGCTAGTCTCATTGTGTTCGGATGCGGACACGAAAAAGCAAGAATTATCGCAAAAAGTAAGTGATCTTGAAACGAAATTAAAGAGCGGGCGAGGCTCATCCGAGCTCAAAGCGGGTTTAACGACCCCTCCGAAAGATAAAAACGGTAAAACGCTTAAAGACAGCAAAGGTCAAAACATGCCATCCACGATTGACAGATATAAGAAGTTGTTGGCATACAGCTTGAAACCAATGGCAGTAGAAATGAAAAAAGTTGATGGCACTTATATAGATAGTATTATTGCTACCCTGAGCAAAATCCAGTTTGGCAAGGTTTCAAACAATATTATAGGTGATCCGCATATTCAATTGGACAAATTGACGCAGCTATCCTCGGATTCGCGGTTTTCTATTAGCTTTTATGAGAATAGCATCGACGACAAGCATGCTCCCGGCGATTATTTATATCAGCTAGCGCAGGTGACGAATTACACCTATTCCGCTCCGAACGGGTTCAAGCGATTTGAAGACATCTCAACCAGTAATGCAAAATTCTACAAATTGCTTAATGAAATGTTCTCCAGTACGGGGGGCAATAACACTGCAAAGAAGAAGGCCAAATCCGCAATTACGACTTTAATGGCAAAGGTTCAGGATTTATTTCAAGGGTATGAGCTCAACCCAGAGGGGGCTTATAAATACAATCCCAAGCCTAATAACAATAGCGCTGATACTTCTTTCGTAAGCGATGGGGATTGGGGTGAAGAAGGCGTCGGCAAGAGCAAAACGAAGGAAGCTCTTAATAGCGATATTATAAGCAACGTAGGAGATATGGCATCTAACGCTGCGAATAAGATCCTTCTGCTTGTTTATGACACGGAGATGTTCTCTAACTATACGACAACTTCCACTCTGGTCAACTCGAGTGAGGGATCGCGCGAGGAGCCGGTGAAAACCATGTCCGGCATACCGTTAGGGGTCGACGTAAACTATTATTTTCAATCGGAGCAAGAATATCTGTTCCATGGGAATTTTAACGATGCGAAAGCTAATCTGGCCTCAGTGGCAGGCATGTTGTTTCTAGTCAGGTTTGTGTTTGACTATACAGCAGCATTTACCATTACGGAAGTAAACACAACGGTAAGCGAGATAGAAGCAGCAGTGGCATTTACGGGTCCGTTCGCGATTGTCATAGGCGAGGCTGCCCGCGTCGCAATCGCAATGGCGGAGGCAACAATTGATGTCGGAAGATTGCGGAAAGGACATGCAGTTGCACTATGGAAAACCAATAGCAATTGGCAGTTCAAAGTCAGCGGGTTATTAAAAGCGGTCAAAGACTCAGCGCAAGATGCAGCGGCAGATCTGAAAGACGATTCCAGCAAGGATGACAAGCCGGGTTTACTTTATTCCGATTATCTAAGGTTGTTTCTGCTTATGATCGACGGTGATGAGCTTGCAGATCGAACGGCAAGCTTGATTGCGCTCAACCTTACGAATAAGAAACAGCAAGTCGGAAGTGCGGGCAACAGAGCAGCTCGCGAGAAGAAGATGGCAGGCCTGACGCTTGAGAATATGGAAAAGTATCAAACCGACTTCCAGCTCACAACGACAGTGGATATGCGGATGCTTTTCCTGTCGATGCCTTTCGCGCAGAGAGGCGTCAAGGGAGTTGTCCCTCCGAAGACAAAGGAAATTATCGTAACGGATTATAGGGGGTACTAA
- a CDS encoding TadE/TadG family type IV pilus assembly protein, protein MRRDERGYIVIETIGVFIPFLFLVLSILTLVNVVTLQARVHYAITQAAQTLSMYSYAAEVTGAAKHLVNLDSEASKDRDGADQFQSNINGFLDGIQKSPLSSDTMQYGQAAYNQAHGWSEDMLNDPKKAIRLISNYVLNDARDKLTSEWIRPMVERYLRNGDLSGDEYLKSVHVIGGPGDKLDFTANNNTKILDQDGNIKITVQYKIDYTFGALPLPFDGLSVTQSVKTKAWLNGSGKGYFE, encoded by the coding sequence ATGCGCCGAGATGAACGTGGGTACATCGTAATCGAAACGATCGGCGTGTTTATCCCCTTCCTGTTCTTAGTCTTGTCGATTCTTACGCTCGTGAATGTTGTCACCTTGCAAGCGCGTGTTCATTACGCGATTACGCAAGCCGCGCAAACTTTGTCCATGTACAGCTATGCAGCTGAAGTTACAGGAGCTGCGAAGCATCTGGTAAACCTCGACAGCGAAGCGAGCAAGGATAGAGATGGAGCCGACCAGTTCCAATCTAATATCAACGGATTCCTTGATGGCATACAGAAGTCACCACTCAGCAGCGACACCATGCAATACGGCCAAGCGGCTTACAACCAAGCTCACGGTTGGAGCGAAGATATGCTGAATGATCCTAAGAAAGCCATACGGCTCATATCGAATTATGTGCTCAATGACGCTCGCGATAAGTTGACTAGTGAATGGATACGCCCGATGGTCGAACGTTATTTGCGCAACGGCGATTTAAGCGGTGACGAATATTTAAAGAGTGTTCATGTTATTGGCGGGCCTGGCGACAAGCTTGATTTTACAGCTAATAACAATACCAAGATTCTAGATCAGGATGGAAATATAAAAATTACCGTCCAATACAAAATCGACTACACGTTCGGCGCGTTGCCTTTGCCGTTTGACGGTTTAAGCGTCACGCAGAGCGTAAAGACAAAAGCCTGGCTGAATGGCAGCGGAAAAGGGTATTTCGAATGA
- a CDS encoding prepilin peptidase, whose amino-acid sequence MNIQRMKPVLPYVGLPVIVIALLLVRGTGSELVTLLELMVLSIFGYLATVNDIREKRIPNTLVLAMFGAWVVIAVPQLFYDTTAALTLLLNAIIGFVVAGMLFLMVYLLSRKGMGGGDVKFMAVAGLYLGFQLVLPAILYGAVLSALTAILLILTKRMGRKDAIPLAPFLYAGILLTIFFI is encoded by the coding sequence ATGAACATACAACGAATGAAACCGGTACTCCCTTATGTCGGATTACCTGTAATCGTCATTGCGCTCTTGTTAGTCAGAGGCACAGGGAGTGAGCTGGTCACGCTTCTCGAGCTTATGGTGCTGTCGATATTCGGATACCTAGCAACCGTCAATGACATAAGAGAGAAGCGCATACCGAATACGCTCGTGCTAGCTATGTTTGGCGCATGGGTTGTGATCGCTGTTCCGCAGTTGTTCTACGACACGACGGCTGCATTGACCTTATTGCTGAACGCCATCATTGGGTTCGTTGTAGCGGGAATGCTATTCCTGATGGTATATCTCTTAAGCCGCAAAGGTATGGGCGGTGGCGACGTTAAGTTTATGGCGGTTGCAGGATTGTACCTCGGTTTCCAATTGGTTCTTCCCGCAATTCTTTACGGAGCGGTGTTATCGGCTTTGACGGCTATCCTACTGATACTGACCAAGAGAATGGGGCGTAAAGATGCGATTCCGCTGGCACCGTTTCTGTACGCCGGTATTTTACTAACCATTTTCTTTATCTAG